The Leptospira mtsangambouensis sequence AACAATGATATTGTAAAAAGTAAAAGACTGAGTTTTTTCATATTAAAAACCAAAACTCAAACCTTTTAAAAGAATGGAGCCTTGGATGGCTACCTTCTCACCAGGAGACAAACCTTGAATGATATTGACTCTTTCTTTTGTAGAGATACCTAATACGACTTCTCTTCTCTTAAAAGTTAATGGTTTCTCTTCTACGAAAACATAGTTTTTTCCTTCCACAGTGACAATTGCAGTATAAGGTAGAACTACACTATCACCACCTGTTTGTTCTGGAAATTTAACAACCCCAAACATACCTGGTTTCAATCTATACTTTTCGTTCACAACGATGATTCTCATCTTTGCTGTTCTTGTGAGAGGGTCTACGTTATCACCGATTGCTTCCGCAGTTCCCATAAACTCCTCATCAGGAAAAGAGGCAAAAACTACTTTTACTTTTTTACCCTTGCGTAAAGTAGAGATTTGTGATTCAGGAACATCTGTAATGATCCAAGCTTTCAAACTTCCCGCAGTACTAAGTTCACTTGGGTTTAAACCTTGAGCTCTGAGTTTTCCTTCAAATTCTGCAAGTTCCGCCGCATCGTTTCCAGAATCCGTTTCTGATTCGACTAAGTCTTTTTCCGTTGCCACTCGGTGCACAAACATATCTTTGATCCGGCTTAAGTTTTTATTCGATCTATGGAGTTTGTTCTTTGCATGAACATAACCAACATAAAGGTCGTTTAACTCTGCTGATTCGAAAAGTATGATCCGAGCACCATTACTGACTGAAGGTGAAGTCGAGGCAATGAGCCTTGCAGGTGCTTCCAAACTTACAAATTCTCCACCGCCACCAATCGTAGTGGATTTGACAATTTCAAGTCCAGGGCTATTCGGTTTGAATTCAATTCGTAAGCCTCCATCAAAAACTTCTGCTTTTTCTGGATGTTTATGAACAGGTTTTGCCGGTTTGGAAAAAATCATAAATAGAACGGCGATGACTACAAGAGCCACTCCTGAAATTAGGAGGATTTTTGCCTTTTGGTTTAAAGATTTTAAGGTAATTAACATTTTATTCCTCAGTTTTAGGATTGGTTTGATTTTCAGATTTGGGGATAAAGACACCTTTACCCACAGCATAGTTTACGTTTTCGATAGCTTCCATTCGATCTGTTTGTAGTTTTAACATTTCGACAATACTGGAACGATAAGTTTCAAAGAAGTCTGCGAACTCTAAGATGGTTATGTATTTTTTTTCATAACTCATAATCATATCCAAAGATAAACTTCCATAATCTTTGATATAAGCATTACTAAATCGTTTATAAAGAGCGTCTTTGATTCGAGCAGATTGGTAAGCAACTGCTACTTCATTTTCTACTTCAAGGATATTGTTCTTTAACTCTTGTTTGCGGACAAGAATGGCCTTTTCTGCTGCTTGGATATTTCCTTGGTTTCTGTCAAAGAGAGGAACACTGAGCTGTGCAGTGACTCCCCAATAGTTTTGGAATGCGGTACCACCGCGGTTATAAACTGGACCAAAAGATAAATCTGGGATGGCATTTGCGTATTGGAGTTCTAAATTTGCTTCTTCAAAACGTAATGTTTGTAATGCTTTTTTAAGGTCTGGTCGGTTCTCGCGAGCGATTTCCACTAAATCTTCCAAACGTGCTTGGTTAGGAACAATTGCATCCAAATTTGATTCGTTGACCGTTGGAATAAACTCAACTCTTGCATCTCGATACAAATCATCATTCAAAAGAATTTTAAGGTCCGCTTCTTTTTCGTAGACTTTGATTGCTAAATCTTCTCTTTCTTTTTTTAGAAAGAATAAAAGCGCTTTTAACCGTAAATGTTCTGCTTGGAGAAGGGCTCGCCTTTTATATGCAAGTTCAGATGAATCTACCGTTTTTTCAATGGAGGCAATACTTTGGTCATAGAACACAACGGCTTTTTTATAAAAGTAAATTGTATAAAACGTTCTTCTTAGTTTCGTAATGACGGCTCGAGCAAGATCATAAAACTCTTGTTCGGAGATCTTTGCATTCAATTCTGCCACTTTCACACGTTTATCAATTTTCCCACCAAGTAAGAATACTTGTTGGATTTGAATTACCGATTGCCCTGATCTTGTTGTATCAAAATACCTTTGTGTTGGTTCTGCAAAAATACTTTGGTCAATTGCGATGTTCGGATTCGCATAGAGTCCTGCTTGTAAGATCCCTGCTTTTTTTACGTCAATTTGGAAGCGGGATGCGATGAGTAGAAGGTTATTCTTCCATAGAAGTGTCTCTGCAGACTCTAAATCAATTTCACGATTCAACCTTTGGTCATCAGGATACAAACTTGATCCTAAAGATGATCTTGGATTTTCATCTGAAAGTTGTCTTTTCAGGGCTTCACTTGCTTGTGCGATTCTAGTTTCTCCCCAAAGATAGGAGGTAGAAAACACAAGAAAGAGGTAGATACCGATTCTTTTGTAAAAACTCATAAGTTACCAAACATAAAAAAATTGAGAAAAAAAACATAGGTACACCTGGATCCTGCGAACATAGGTATACTTCTGGATTCAGCGAATGCCGAAGTTGATTCAATCTAAGAAATAGGAGGTGGAATATTTAAGAGAAGTGAGGAAAGTAAACTGGGAACAAACGTTCCTTCTGAAATCAAATCAACAAAGGAAATTAAAAGAGATTCTGACAAAAGATCAGATCGACTTTCATTAAAAAAATCTAAAAAGTCCGCTCTTGAACGACTTAAAGTAGCAGAATCATCGATGGCTGAAATTCTAGGATCATCGATTGCAGTGTCTTCTGGAGTTTCGAAAGAGGAGGAATAAGATTTTTTGATCTGGTGGAGATTTGCTTCCAGATATTGGGAAACTGTATCTGACGTACCATCCCACGGGAAACCAATGGTTACCGTTAAGAGGAATGCGATCAGTTTGGCAGTACAGTTTGCCTTCATATTGTCCACTCATTCATTTTGATGCAGGCATTCAATTCTAAAAAACTTCTAATGCGCACACCATAAACCAATCATTGTTCAGATTGATGAATATATAGGATATAGACGAAGGACTTTCCAAAAAAAAAGACTGCCCAGAGTCAGGAATTCCCCGGAACAGTCGTAATAGTCTTTGGCAAATGAGAAACAAAACATAGGAAATGTTGAATATATAAAAACATCCTGTGTCCCTTACGGGACACAGGTTTAAGCGGTAGAGAGGAGTTAAACGGGTGGAGGTAAACTCAGGTAACGGGATGCAAGGAGCCCAGAGATAAAAGAAGGATGCAGGCTGTTGTTATGTGTTAGCAGAAGGGTCGTGATAGAAGTCTGACCTTTTCCGCTCCCAGTGAGTACATCTTCTAGATCTTTAGTACCTGAAGTCTCTTCAGAAGAAGATTTTTGGATCGCAATGGAAATAGTGCCTGAAAGTTGGCTCTTTCCACTGACTCGGCTGGATTTGGCTCCGCGAGTGCGAACAAGAACATTCTCTTCTGAAAGAAAAGCGCTGCCCAGGGAAAGTGTGAGTAGGGAAATCCCAAATATTTTAATCACGTTCCTGAACATAGTTACAGTATAGACTGGATCTGATTAAAATCTAGCATTTTTTTGGAATTTGCCTACAAAACAGGCAGAACGACTCAAATTCTTGGTTCGCTCTGCCTTTGCCTGGATTTAGAGCACTTTGCCGGGGTTCAGGATCCCTTTGGGGTCAAAGGCCAATTTGATCGCTTTCATGGTGTCGATTTCTGATTCGGATCTAGAAAAGTTTAGATAGTCTTTTTTCAAAAGACCAATCCCATGTTCAGCTGAAATGGACCCTTTGAATTTTTGGATGAGGGTAAACATTTCAGGGTCCACTTGTTTGCACTGGGCAAAAAAATCCGCGTCCGTTAGATCCTTTGGTTTCACAATGTTGAGGTGAAGGTTTCCGTCCCCAATATGCCCAAAAAGAGCAATGTTAAATCCTTGGTATTTTTTCGTTAAGAGTGAGGTCATCTCATCTAAGAAGGCTTCCATATTGCGAAGAGGTAGAGAGATATCATTTTTGTGAACAGTGTAAGCAAGGGAGAGAGATTCAGAAATCCCTTCTCGGTATTTCCAGAAGGTTTCGTTTTGGCGCGAGTTTTGCGCAATCGAACCATCGGTGATGAGTTCTTTTTCAGTAATGGATTCTAAAATGGAATAAAGTTTTTCTTCGTCCGTTTCACCATCCACTTCGAATTCCATTAGCACATAATATTTGCTAGGTGCTTGGAATGGATCGGGAACACCTAAATGTTCTTTGACTTTGTCCAAACAATAATCAGTTAAAAACTCAAAAGCAAGAAGTGGTAAATCAAAGTTATGTGTTTCACGAAAAATTTCTAAAATATTTTTGTATTCCGGAACAGCAAGGAAAATGACACGAATGTCTTTTGGTGGTTTCGTGAGTTTGACTACGGCCTCGGTAATGATACCAAGTGTTCCTTCGGATCCAATAAACAAATGTTTGAGATCGTATCCGGTATTGTTCTTTAAAATTTCACCATTGAATCTATAGGTTTCTCCTTTTCCATTCACAACTGTTAGTCCAAGAATCCAGTCCCGAATCAGTCCATAGTGAACCACACGAACTCCACCCGCATTGGTCGCAATGTTTCCACCAATATGACTGGATCCAGTAGCAGCAAAATCAACTGGAAAATAGAATCCACGTTCTTCGGCTTCTTTGTGGAGGTTTTTGGTAATCATACCAGCTTGCACATGTAAGGTGCCAAGGAATGGGTCGAAGTCAACCACTTTGTCCATTTTTGCTAATGAGATTACAATTTCACCATTTTTGGCAACAGCTCCACCCGCGTATCCGGTTCTTCCCCCAGAAGGAACTATTGCAATTTCATTTTTGTATGCATAAGTCACAATGGCTGCGACATCTTCTGTACTTTCTGGAAAAACGAGAACTTGGTAATTTGGTGGATATACTTTTGTTCTGTCGGTTCCATAGGAATTGAACAAAGCTTCGTCCATTGTTCCGTCATTTTTTTGAATGACTTTTTTTTCGCCGATGAGTTGGCTTAAATCATTTTTTGTTTTTGTAAAATCCATTCTTTATCCTTTAGATATCAACCATGTCGATTTGAGAGTTAACCGCCGGATCATCATCCCCCGGAGTTAATCTTGTATAAGTGCCATCCGATTCTAGAACCCTGGCTTGTGTGTTATCTCGAAGTAGTAGTTCGAGAATTTTTGCGATTCTTTTTTTGTGTTTATCTTGTAAGATTGGAAACATAACTTCGATTCGGCGAAGAAAGTTTCTCGGCATACAATCAGCAGAAGCTAAATAAACGTCCGGTTTCCCACCGTTTTCAAAACTATAAATCCTAGAGTGTTCAAGGTATCTTCCCACAATAGAACGAACATTGATTCGATCCGAAACCCCTGGAATTCCGGGCCTTAAACAACAAATTCCACGAATGATTAAGTCAATTTTGACTCCTGCTTGTGAGGCTTCATAAAGTTTTAAAATGATATCAGGGTCCACAAGTGAGTTCATTTTGAAAATCACACGTGCTTGTTTTCCGTTTTTTGCATTGTCTGTTTCTCTTTGGATGAGATGGAGAAACTCTTCTTTTAAAAATGTAGGAGCTGCATAAATTTTAGAAAGCCTTGGCATCTTTCCTGAACTTGTGATGGTGTTAAAAAGAATTGCGACGTCTTCTGTAATTTCAGGATTTGCAGTGAATAAACTTAAATCTGTATAAAATCTTGCTGTGGTAGAGTTATAGTTTCCTGTACCTAAATGCACATAACGATTGAGTTTGTCATCTTCTCTGCGTACGATGAGTAACATTTTGCAGTGGATTTTGAGACCAACCACTCCGTAGACAACATGGACACCACTGTCTTCAAGTTTTTTGGCCCAACGAATGTTTCTTTCTTCATCAAAACGTGCTTTGAGTTCCACAAGAACTGTGACTTGTTTTCCATTTTCTGCTGCTTCCCCCAAATACTGAATGATGGGAGAATCTCCAGAAGTTCTGTACAAAGTCATTTTGATTGCTAGGACCTTCGGGTCTTGGCTTGCGATCTTTAACATATCTTCGATGGATTTAAAACTTTCGTAAGGATGATGGAGGAGGTGATCGTTTTTACGAATCTCAGAAAAGATGGATTCACTTTTTTTAGCTGCAAATCCAGATTTTGGGACAGGGTAAGAATATTTCAAATGGCTTGTTTTTTCTAAACTATGAAAAAACATAAGGTCGTTTAAACTGAGTAAGGTGGGGATCTCCATTACTTGGTATTCTTCCAATTCCAAAAGACCACGTAACAATTCTTTGATATGTCCTGCACCAGAATGAACATCCAAACGAACGGCATCTCCCCACATTCGGTTCTTTAGTTCGTTTTTCATTGTGGCAAGAAGGTCACCAATGTTTTGTTCTTCATTGATGGAGATATCAGCATCACGGACAATTTTAAATGTATGAATTTGTTTTACATTCATTCCAAAGAAAAGGTCACCTAAATGAAGTTTAATGATCTCTTCTAGAGGGAAATACCTTCTCACATCAGTTTCTTTGTTTTGTGGCAATTGTAAAAATCGAGGTAACACACTTGGCACCTGAACAATGGCAAAAAGTTCCTTTGCTTTGTTTTTATCATCATCCGAATACAAAGTAATCCCCAAATTCAAAGTTCTATTG is a genomic window containing:
- a CDS encoding TolC family protein, with the protein product MSFYKRIGIYLFLVFSTSYLWGETRIAQASEALKRQLSDENPRSSLGSSLYPDDQRLNREIDLESAETLLWKNNLLLIASRFQIDVKKAGILQAGLYANPNIAIDQSIFAEPTQRYFDTTRSGQSVIQIQQVFLLGGKIDKRVKVAELNAKISEQEFYDLARAVITKLRRTFYTIYFYKKAVVFYDQSIASIEKTVDSSELAYKRRALLQAEHLRLKALLFFLKKEREDLAIKVYEKEADLKILLNDDLYRDARVEFIPTVNESNLDAIVPNQARLEDLVEIARENRPDLKKALQTLRFEEANLELQYANAIPDLSFGPVYNRGGTAFQNYWGVTAQLSVPLFDRNQGNIQAAEKAILVRKQELKNNILEVENEVAVAYQSARIKDALYKRFSNAYIKDYGSLSLDMIMSYEKKYITILEFADFFETYRSSIVEMLKLQTDRMEAIENVNYAVGKGVFIPKSENQTNPKTEE
- a CDS encoding FAD-binding oxidoreductase, with the protein product MDFTKTKNDLSQLIGEKKVIQKNDGTMDEALFNSYGTDRTKVYPPNYQVLVFPESTEDVAAIVTYAYKNEIAIVPSGGRTGYAGGAVAKNGEIVISLAKMDKVVDFDPFLGTLHVQAGMITKNLHKEAEERGFYFPVDFAATGSSHIGGNIATNAGGVRVVHYGLIRDWILGLTVVNGKGETYRFNGEILKNNTGYDLKHLFIGSEGTLGIITEAVVKLTKPPKDIRVIFLAVPEYKNILEIFRETHNFDLPLLAFEFLTDYCLDKVKEHLGVPDPFQAPSKYYVLMEFEVDGETDEEKLYSILESITEKELITDGSIAQNSRQNETFWKYREGISESLSLAYTVHKNDISLPLRNMEAFLDEMTSLLTKKYQGFNIALFGHIGDGNLHLNIVKPKDLTDADFFAQCKQVDPEMFTLIQKFKGSISAEHGIGLLKKDYLNFSRSESEIDTMKAIKLAFDPKGILNPGKVL
- the ppk1 gene encoding polyphosphate kinase 1 — its product is MSSISTKGLGIYRIFSFPNPRIMTASPTEKIELGNQNIFFDRELSWVDFNHRVLEESFDQENPLLERLKFLCITESNLDEFFMVRVAGLLNLKNAGIEERSLNGKRTSETLAELYSKVGQFVKRQYEALDEILVELKTNKIVVVQDPSELAGDDIQFVKNYYKREVSSILTPLAIDPSHPFPHILNRTLNLGITLYSDDDKNKAKELFAIVQVPSVLPRFLQLPQNKETDVRRYFPLEEIIKLHLGDLFFGMNVKQIHTFKIVRDADISINEEQNIGDLLATMKNELKNRMWGDAVRLDVHSGAGHIKELLRGLLELEEYQVMEIPTLLSLNDLMFFHSLEKTSHLKYSYPVPKSGFAAKKSESIFSEIRKNDHLLHHPYESFKSIEDMLKIASQDPKVLAIKMTLYRTSGDSPIIQYLGEAAENGKQVTVLVELKARFDEERNIRWAKKLEDSGVHVVYGVVGLKIHCKMLLIVRREDDKLNRYVHLGTGNYNSTTARFYTDLSLFTANPEITEDVAILFNTITSSGKMPRLSKIYAAPTFLKEEFLHLIQRETDNAKNGKQARVIFKMNSLVDPDIILKLYEASQAGVKIDLIIRGICCLRPGIPGVSDRINVRSIVGRYLEHSRIYSFENGGKPDVYLASADCMPRNFLRRIEVMFPILQDKHKKRIAKILELLLRDNTQARVLESDGTYTRLTPGDDDPAVNSQIDMVDI
- a CDS encoding efflux RND transporter periplasmic adaptor subunit — its product is MLITLKSLNQKAKILLISGVALVVIAVLFMIFSKPAKPVHKHPEKAEVFDGGLRIEFKPNSPGLEIVKSTTIGGGGEFVSLEAPARLIASTSPSVSNGARIILFESAELNDLYVGYVHAKNKLHRSNKNLSRIKDMFVHRVATEKDLVESETDSGNDAAELAEFEGKLRAQGLNPSELSTAGSLKAWIITDVPESQISTLRKGKKVKVVFASFPDEEFMGTAEAIGDNVDPLTRTAKMRIIVVNEKYRLKPGMFGVVKFPEQTGGDSVVLPYTAIVTVEGKNYVFVEEKPLTFKRREVVLGISTKERVNIIQGLSPGEKVAIQGSILLKGLSFGF